The sequence aataattattaagatatttaactaattatctTAAATCATCATTACAAATTGTTCCACATTATATTTGTTCCGATGgatatttgttatattgttgtatatttgttgtatgaatatttttcattattgtcattatcatcattgttattaatacaATGTGTAGGTCCACCCACTAATAGTTTTATACCAATTAGCTACGTAAAATCTTGGATACTAAAAGGTAAAAGAGATGCAGCAGAAAACTATTGTGCAAAAAGATTAAAATTGGAAGATAAGAAAGATACGTCTTATGATAATTTatggaattatttaaataaataattatcatcaactggtttttatttagttacttttttgagtttgttataaacaaataatagttattaaaatataaaatataatatttatagtcattttttttagtttgattatttataaatatttttcatatgattTAAAGAGTGGTATAGGGGGTGTGGGGGCGTAGCCCCCACGGCTTAGTAACGTTTAACAAGTGATGGGGACGctctttttttaaaagttaacagAGTCCCCCTACTTTAATTTTGACAAGTCGAGCACTGATTATTTGacaaaactatttttcattACTGTAACTCGTTTTTGTTTGCACAAAATCCTAGAACCACAATTGGTTTGGTAGTGAGTGTATAAAGATGTTTTAACATCAATAACTTGAGGTGAAGACTATCAAtatccaataaattatattcttttatgcAATATACTTGAAATAGCTGaaattgaacaataatttttatgttctctgtattcatattattttattctaaagcAGTATAGGTACAGCATTCAATCATTATATTAgtaacacaaatacacaattttataaaatttaagtctTAAAGAACTGTAATTAAAATGACAAtaaccaaatttaaatatattttatttctcaaaagATTACATGATTAGCATATAATTACTAgatcaaatgtataatatattgattattaatgttttatctaaattaaaacaatttttaatttaatagtttttttctttttaatttacaattaatattaaacatacaattGCAGGtgctaatacaaaaaataataagtaatataaattataaataaataaaaaatattattagtataaaattgaacaaaataactttatttctaAATCATTTAAGTtacattacaattaaaaataaggaaAGTACAGGAGGTTATATCACAAAAGGGTAATCTTAAGTGCAACAGTAAGTCAAGTTCatcttaaaataacataaaatcttaaaatgaaCTTAAAGTTAACCAACTATAATCccattatataatgattaacagattaaattcataaatacagAAAACGTATTTACTGTTAACAgtatgaacataaaataaaaatcattatattgcaTAGGCTAAAACTTAGTTAAAATGAAGATAAATATAAAgacttgaaaaattatttttctgtccatcattgtttatatatatatatctgtaatataattaaaatacatacttaaccatagtcttaaataattaaatttttatagtatttagaattttttttgttatccttGTTGtggttgaataatattaaaccaatGTTTTTGGTCTTCTCCATCATCGTCCTGTATTTGAATCTGTACTATTTGAACATTTTCGCCATTAATAGTAGCATGTTCAGCAAATGCTGCAGCATCACTTTCATTCAATGTAATGTGGCGAGTGGCTGGCACTATTAATTGACGATGTTCTTGTCCACCAACACTAACAGTAACAGTCTCCATGTGTCCAACATCCACATCACCGTCATCCCCATGATGATCCATGTTCAACATCGTATGAACATCACCATGTTGGTCAGTCGTTGTGTATTGGAtctataaaataagatattaataaaagataaattattaaaacaacaaaaacttGAATAGCAAATGGTTAAttacttgaaatttattatcaaCAAGTATTTGCTCAACAGAATTTAAATCATTTCCAAGGTCTTCTTGTTTTCCTGGCAAAAGTATGTGCTCTTTTAATTCTCCCGCAAACAATTTTCTTTCTTCTTCAGTCATGTCAcgctaaatttttatttttgttacattaaattattagttatagttattttattaaattggtttattaattttaatactaaccaATGCTGTTTGGTTTCCATCAGAATCAACCACCATAGCCAATTCCATTTCAGAATCTGTACCTGGCATTTGAATGTCTTCTTGAATTTCTTGTATGGTTACAGGACTAGATGCTAGCCGTGGTTGATTAACGACAATAGTATCATTCAAATGTCCTGCTTGAGTCATATGATTATAAAGCAATGGTTTTCGCATAAATCCAGCACCACAAACTAAACATTCGTAGGGCTTTTTGTCACTATGTACAAAACGATGAGCATTTCTGTTATCTCTACTGTTGAACGCTTTACCACAAAccttaatttgataaattaaattaagaaatatcaATAAAGTAATTTGAATAGAAATATGTTTTACTCTAGTTTCAATTTCTTACTTCGCATAAATAAGGTTTTTCTCCTGTATGAATACGTGCATGTTTTTTAAAGTGTTCTGGGTAGATAAATGATGCTTGGCAAACTTCACATTTAAATGGCCTTTCTCCAGTGTGTGCAGCCTTCATGTGATAATCTAATAAGCGACGTCTCTTAAATCCTTTACCACAATCTGTACATTTATAACGCTTATCATCATAATGGGTAGCTCGTTTATGAGATTGCAAGTTACTTCTTTGACtatatacatgaaaaataaaatataaatattgtttgataagaaatatttcattattaaaaaattatacctgAATGTTGCTCCACAAAATTCACACTGGTATGGTTTTTCACCAGTATGAATACGCTCATGATCCCTAATCTCAGCTTTCCTAGCAAATGCTTTGCCACACATACGACAAATAAATGGTTTGTACCCAGTATGTACAACATAATGCACTTCTAAATTTCGTGCAGTACCAAAAGCTTTGCctagaatagaaaaaaaaaatattagtcataattattaaaacttactattgaaataaaattatatatttaagatatacttaaaattgataatcattATCTTTTGATGAGttttatttatgcataaaaaaataaatatatacttaattgtaTTGCACACTTACCACATTTTTggcatacataatttttaagccCTGAATGTGTTCGCTCATGATGTATCAGATTTTGCTCAGTAAGAAAAGCTTTACCACAATTTATACAAGTAAAGTTTCTCTCACGATTGGTATGTACCTTTTCATGTGCTTTGAATGTATACTTGGAAGTAAAATCTTTACCACATATCTCACAACGATATGGACGCACTCctgtatgtgtattattatgttcttcTAATGTGTTCCGAgatctgtaaaataattaatttttacatagattgtgggaaataaaaaatataaccaataaGTTTTACTTACGCAAATTGTCGGCCACAAGTTTCACAAGTATGATTTTTAGATTGTGgcatatgcatttttttatgtaccctGAACATACGCACATTGGTAAATACCCGACTGCAAATGTCACAAACAAAGTTACCATCTTCACTATTTGCATGATGTTCAAGATGTTTCATCAGTTCAGGTCTAGAACAAAACActcaacatataaaaaaaaatataacaaaacattaaattgtaatataaggcatataaaacataataactattattaataatcctaTTATGTAAtcctgtataattattaattactattatgtatttcttAATTACCTTTTAAGGAACTCTTGACCACAAATATcgcaaataaataacttaatctGATGCACATTTTTTGCATGAACCACAATACCTCTAGCATCTGcagtaaatttattatctacacTGCACAACAGGCAAGTGTAAACTTCTCCATCGTGATGAACCAACTATAAGAATAAAACATAGATAGTTAATCTTTCCATAAAAGAAATGCACATATAAACTTACCATTTGCGGTATAAGAATTTCAGGAGTTTTTTTCTTTAGggtatttttagtcattttttgtttttttggacTACTAGATTCGGCACcatcatttttacaatcatcATTTCCTTCATAATCTGAATCATCGTCATCAAGTATTGCACTATCATCTAGATCATCATCTTCatcaatattttctaaatcTCCAATTATAGCTTCCTGTTTTATATCGGCAGGCTGAATCAGTTTTTGAGAGCACTCTTCTTCAATATCAATTGAAACATCATTATTGTCTTTACAATCATCTTCTAACATCTCTATTAAATTATCTACTGATGAACACTTTTGCTGCTTTTCCATCTCTTTGATATCAATATTATCTTGTAATGTGTCTTCGTTAGAAATATGGACATCAATAGATTCTTCCTTAATCTTAGGACGCCGTCCTCGTTTTTTAACTGGTTTTGGTGTGTCAATTTCATGTTCTGTATCAATAGTGTCTATAGTATGTATATCTACACCCTCAGATTTACTCctagaagaaaaaaattgtttactatagaagatatattaaaataaaaaaaataaaaatattattttccttttcatTACTTGAGTGTACGTTGATATTGAGAGGTAAGCTCTAATTTTATGTCAGCTAACCGATCTTCAAGTTCATCAACTTCATTCAAACTTTTGAAACATCGACGACACACAACAATAGAGTGTACATCTTCAGAAGAGAGGACTATACCAAGGACACCATCAATAACCTTAACTACAGTACGATCTGAAGATGATACACGGTGCTGAAATATAGAGATAGCATTTCGAGCTGACACTCCTGTGCTACCATCACAAATTAAACAAGTATTTGATGTCGTTGTTGAAGATCTGTCATGTTCTAGATCAGTTGCCATAATAACTTGCAAAttagtttctaaaaaaaaatttcaaaaattcaattaattaatcaCCATAAACTAAcctttaattcaataatttaatgaatttaagatGATAAAAACAAGTAAGCTATACTGTTCTGATTAggcaatcataaaaaataaaatgcaattagtTTTGGTacctaaatagtaatttaaattatttaaaatctaaatgacATAGATTCATGTAAATTTGATACAATGTAAGTATTATTAACTCATATCTATTTGCTcttattttcatacataatataatattattaggggttaaaaacaaattttaacaaattataat is a genomic window of Rhopalosiphum padi isolate XX-2018 chromosome 4, ASM2088224v1, whole genome shotgun sequence containing:
- the LOC132929548 gene encoding zinc finger and SCAN domain-containing protein 2-like, whose product is MATDLEHDRSSTTTSNTCLICDGSTGVSARNAISIFQHRVSSSDRTVVKVIDGVLGIVLSSEDVHSIVVCRRCFKSLNEVDELEDRLADIKLELTSQYQRTLKSKSEGVDIHTIDTIDTEHEIDTPKPVKKRGRRPKIKEESIDVHISNEDTLQDNIDIKEMEKQQKCSSVDNLIEMLEDDCKDNNDVSIDIEEECSQKLIQPADIKQEAIIGDLENIDEDDDLDDSAILDDDDSDYEGNDDCKNDGAESSSPKKQKMTKNTLKKKTPEILIPQMLVHHDGEVYTCLLCSVDNKFTADARGIVVHAKNVHQIKLFICDICGQEFLKRPELMKHLEHHANSEDGNFVCDICSRVFTNVRMFRVHKKMHMPQSKNHTCETCGRQFASRNTLEEHNNTHTGVRPYRCEICGKDFTSKYTFKAHEKVHTNRERNFTCINCGKAFLTEQNLIHHERTHSGLKNYVCQKCGKAFGTARNLEVHYVVHTGYKPFICRMCGKAFARKAEIRDHERIHTGEKPYQCEFCGATFSQRSNLQSHKRATHYDDKRYKCTDCGKGFKRRRLLDYHMKAAHTGERPFKCEVCQASFIYPEHFKKHARIHTGEKPYLCEVCGKAFNSRDNRNAHRFVHSDKKPYECLVCGAGFMRKPLLYNHMTQAGHLNDTIVVNQPRLASSPVTIQEIQEDIQMPGTDSEMELAMVVDSDGNQTALRDMTEEERKLFAGELKEHILLPGKQEDLGNDLNSVEQILVDNKFQIQYTTTDQHGDVHTMLNMDHHGDDGDVDVGHMETVTVSVGGQEHRQLIVPATRHITLNESDAAAFAEHATINGENVQIVQIQIQDDDGEDQKHWFNIIQPQQG